In Campylobacter concisus, the following proteins share a genomic window:
- the tssK gene encoding type VI secretion system baseplate subunit TssK: MSEKLKVVWYNGMNVDKVHFEQQERYFERNLNLKTISSFSNLYGVLDLEISSDLLLQGKIGLTKISCISQDGTIFNAPDQDELPEPLEISPSELNSAIIVLKLPISSGLVDISLQNNLPNLKFTAKQALISSRVHDEASNDILNELDDKDDFELSSAFTQDKENLILASQRSSLGVFGSKMPYELSIPICKIKNIDLNKQITLDEKFIPTCIDISKNTFITNFIEELSLATKQHQESYFGLLGGVDQAKNRLDFSTYLTLNMLKKWHLIFSYLLKKDKFHPEYLYEKLVDFQSDLLALSHDNSFSEFIAYDHNNLTQTFVPLINNLRLLFSHILSPKYIMAQIVKNNHGFYDCIFDNPSIIENSEIYFAIHSDTKNEYLLKNFKEQCKIHTQSNIKGIVSSQLRGINVEQISVVPSTLPKLNDYIYYKIDKKDEIFKSFANQNVISVYITANLPNADIKMWALL, encoded by the coding sequence ATGTCTGAAAAGCTAAAAGTCGTTTGGTATAACGGAATGAACGTCGATAAGGTTCATTTCGAGCAACAAGAAAGATATTTTGAGAGAAATTTAAACCTAAAAACCATCTCTTCTTTTTCAAATTTATATGGTGTTTTAGATTTAGAAATTTCAAGCGATCTTTTGCTTCAAGGTAAAATAGGGCTAACTAAAATTTCTTGTATCTCTCAAGATGGCACGATTTTTAACGCGCCAGATCAAGATGAATTACCAGAGCCACTTGAGATAAGCCCAAGTGAACTAAACTCAGCCATTATAGTGTTAAAACTACCTATTAGCTCAGGTCTGGTTGATATTAGCTTGCAAAATAATTTACCAAATCTAAAATTTACAGCCAAGCAAGCACTTATTAGCTCAAGAGTGCATGATGAAGCTAGCAATGATATATTAAACGAGCTAGATGATAAAGATGATTTTGAACTATCTTCTGCCTTTACACAAGATAAAGAAAATCTAATCCTAGCAAGCCAAAGATCGTCTCTTGGGGTATTTGGCTCAAAGATGCCTTATGAGCTTAGCATACCAATTTGTAAAATAAAAAATATAGACCTAAATAAGCAAATAACACTTGACGAAAAATTTATTCCAACTTGTATTGACATCAGTAAAAACACCTTTATAACAAATTTTATAGAGGAGCTTAGCCTTGCTACAAAGCAACATCAAGAGAGTTATTTTGGGTTGCTAGGAGGTGTTGATCAAGCTAAAAATAGACTTGATTTTTCAACATATTTAACACTAAATATGCTAAAAAAATGGCATTTAATATTCTCTTATTTACTAAAGAAAGATAAATTTCACCCAGAGTATTTGTATGAAAAATTAGTTGATTTTCAGTCTGATTTGTTAGCACTTAGTCACGATAATAGTTTTAGCGAATTTATAGCCTACGATCACAATAATCTAACTCAAACATTTGTGCCTTTGATAAATAATCTAAGACTTTTATTCTCACATATCTTATCTCCAAAATATATAATGGCGCAAATTGTTAAAAATAATCACGGCTTTTATGACTGTATTTTTGATAATCCAAGCATTATTGAAAACTCAGAAATTTATTTTGCTATTCACAGTGATACGAAAAATGAGTATCTTCTTAAAAATTTCAAAGAGCAGTGCAAGATCCATACTCAATCAAATATAAAAGGCATAGTTTCTTCACAGCTAAGGGGTATAAACGTAGAGCAAATTTCTGTTGTTCCTAGCACTTTACCAAAGTTAAACGATTATATCTATTATAAGATAGACAAAAAAGATGAAATTTTTAAAAGCTTTGCAAATCAAAATGTGATTAGCGTTTATATAACAGCAAATTTACCAAATGCTGACATTAAAATGTGGGCTTTATTATAA
- the icmH gene encoding type IVB secretion system protein IcmH/DotU, with protein sequence MNENQNETSVLSQTNLLGLGTNFALDHVLPLLLLANRVSKLQNFSQSEMANLREKLINDILSTTSKISNLGIYEEDDIIRLRYCLCVFIDESLLKNEIFMNSFWANNTLTTRFFNENLGGNKFFGIMDKWFENVGKNKDFLEFIYACLVLGYKGKYETQEDCNEKISYLCENIAAAVSPLIKVDENVFEKSYLKQTKKSFLEVFSLKRLKFYFILLAIAMIAAAFLYSTYSMDQNNIRNDSVLNNKIENFMDNK encoded by the coding sequence ATGAACGAAAATCAAAATGAAACCTCAGTTTTAAGTCAAACAAATCTTTTGGGCCTTGGCACAAATTTTGCACTAGATCACGTGTTACCATTACTTCTTTTGGCAAATAGGGTTTCAAAATTACAAAATTTTTCACAAAGCGAAATGGCAAATTTACGTGAAAAATTGATAAACGATATCTTAAGTACCACTTCAAAGATATCAAATCTAGGCATTTATGAGGAAGACGATATTATTAGACTTAGATATTGCCTTTGTGTTTTTATAGATGAGAGCTTACTAAAAAATGAAATTTTTATGAACAGCTTTTGGGCCAATAATACCCTGACAACAAGATTTTTTAATGAAAATCTAGGCGGAAATAAATTCTTTGGCATTATGGATAAGTGGTTTGAAAATGTTGGCAAAAATAAAGATTTCTTGGAATTTATATATGCTTGTTTGGTGCTTGGCTATAAAGGAAAATATGAAACCCAAGAAGATTGCAATGAAAAAATTTCTTACCTTTGTGAAAATATAGCTGCAGCCGTTTCTCCGCTCATAAAAGTTGATGAAAATGTATTTGAAAAGAGCTACTTAAAACAGACAAAGAAAAGCTTTCTTGAGGTATTTTCGCTAAAGCGTTTAAAATTTTATTTCATTTTGCTAGCCATTGCTATGATCGCAGCTGCATTTTTATATAGTACATATTCTATGGATCAAAACAATATCAGAAACGATAGTGTCCTAAATAATAAGATAGAGAATTTTATGGATAACAAGTAA
- a CDS encoding type VI secretion system domain-containing protein: MQDNFCNKFNEDFLENELYISLTDEMSKYKTLMHDSIKWDYVFSSSLKALSEFSLDAKLLNFLAISAINLNDKEAFKTLIKAFAFFLSILKKEPNLLAKNEKQLPAKKKIIAQTIELFTQANDKALDQTDAKAFNDLVPELSQELGTHFDTLYIEEKKEEILKAKEPKVITKTEPTYHQNVSFSGNDISTFNDREFREYFINLSLMLLKSDIKNFNAYALIFEAMWGRIKALPSSSDQITQIRYPDENLIMLLKKSNELNLDNLEKFIRNLALNPFWIEGIKIFCEFLNSTGLARQSDLICGMVLNFIDKFPDIKKLKFQSGEAFFSEDINKFFIKSNSLEFTSSSDSKKDMSFEYLIKELDKSKHASSAQSELNFMLELSKIFTAQGMNNNAKATYAQIVNFIENTELKDYLSDIYIKAKTFV; encoded by the coding sequence GTGCAAGATAATTTTTGTAATAAATTTAATGAAGATTTTCTAGAGAATGAGCTTTATATTAGTTTAACTGATGAGATGTCAAAGTATAAAACTTTGATGCATGATAGCATAAAGTGGGATTATGTATTTAGCTCATCTTTAAAAGCCTTAAGCGAGTTTAGTCTTGATGCTAAGCTTTTAAATTTCTTAGCGATTTCTGCTATAAATTTAAATGACAAAGAGGCTTTTAAGACACTTATAAAAGCTTTTGCCTTTTTTCTATCTATTTTGAAAAAAGAGCCAAATTTACTTGCAAAAAATGAAAAACAACTACCTGCTAAAAAAAAGATAATAGCTCAAACAATAGAGCTTTTTACGCAAGCTAATGATAAAGCTTTGGATCAAACTGACGCAAAAGCGTTTAATGACCTTGTACCTGAGCTTTCACAAGAGCTTGGCACACATTTTGATACGCTTTATATAGAAGAAAAAAAAGAAGAAATTTTAAAAGCCAAAGAGCCAAAAGTCATTACTAAAACTGAGCCAACTTACCATCAAAACGTTTCGTTTAGCGGCAATGACATTAGTACATTTAATGATAGAGAATTTAGAGAATATTTTATAAATTTATCACTAATGCTTTTAAAGAGTGATATTAAAAATTTTAATGCTTATGCTTTAATTTTTGAAGCAATGTGGGGTAGAATAAAGGCGCTTCCATCAAGTAGCGATCAAATAACACAGATACGTTATCCTGATGAAAATCTGATTATGCTTTTAAAAAAAAGTAACGAACTAAATCTTGACAATTTAGAAAAATTTATAAGAAATTTAGCACTTAACCCATTTTGGATAGAAGGCATTAAGATATTTTGCGAGTTTTTAAATAGCACTGGACTTGCAAGGCAAAGTGATCTTATTTGTGGTATGGTTTTAAATTTTATTGATAAATTTCCAGATATAAAAAAGCTTAAATTTCAAAGCGGAGAAGCTTTTTTTAGTGAAGATATAAACAAATTTTTTATTAAAAGTAACTCTTTGGAATTTACTTCCAGCAGTGATAGTAAAAAAGATATGAGTTTTGAATATCTAATAAAAGAACTAGACAAAAGCAAGCATGCTTCAAGTGCTCAAAGCGAGCTTAATTTTATGCTTGAATTATCAAAAATTTTTACTGCTCAAGGTATGAATAATAATGCAAAAGCTACCTATGCACAAATAGTTAATTTCATAGAAAATACCGAGCTTAAAGATTATTTATCAGACATATATATAAAGGCAAAAACATTTGTGTGA
- the tssB gene encoding type VI secretion system contractile sheath small subunit has translation MADNLIPPKERINIVYKTKTNDQEADVELPLKLMVVANLTGENQTPLEDREVISINKINFDQVMKSLDIHTNFSVKNKLNSNNEDLNIDLDFESIHDFNPDNIINQIPELKKLLQLRKALVALKGPMGNMPDFRKAVLEAIKDEDSRKQLLLEIKDEQDKE, from the coding sequence ATGGCAGATAATCTAATCCCACCAAAAGAACGCATAAATATAGTTTATAAAACTAAGACAAATGACCAAGAGGCTGATGTAGAGCTTCCATTAAAACTTATGGTAGTTGCAAATTTAACTGGTGAAAACCAAACTCCACTTGAAGATCGTGAAGTGATTTCTATCAATAAAATAAATTTTGATCAGGTTATGAAAAGCTTAGATATTCATACAAATTTCTCTGTAAAAAATAAGCTAAATTCTAATAATGAAGATTTAAATATTGACCTTGATTTTGAGAGCATCCATGATTTTAATCCAGACAATATTATAAATCAAATCCCTGAACTAAAAAAACTCTTGCAGCTTAGAAAAGCTTTAGTTGCACTAAAAGGTCCTATGGGCAATATGCCTGATTTTAGAAAAGCGGTTTTAGAAGCTATAAAAGATGAAGATAGTAGAAAACAACTTCTTTTAGAGATTAAAGACGAACAAGATAAGGAATAA
- the tssC gene encoding type VI secretion system contractile sheath large subunit, protein MSETKVKTPIIESIMQRSKYSKDDESYSVVKQGVAEFISNIITTNNAEDKINKLALDEMIAHIDTLLSAQMDEILHNKSFQELESTWRGIRFLVERTNFNENVKIDLLDATKEEILDDFENNLDITQSTLYKQIYSAEYGQFGGEPVGAIVADYELDKSNQDMTFLNKMSSIAAMSHSPLLTSLSAKFFGLDNFGELENIKDLKSMLEGPQYTRWRTFRENEDAKYTGCMVNRFLTRSPYVPEDNPIKSFNYRETVNNHDDMLWGNGAYAFATRLTDSFADYRWCGNIIGPKGGGAVKDLPTYTYENYGSVQTKIPTEVLITDRREFELSENGFIALTLRRDSNNAAFFSANSALKPKIFPNTPEGKAAETNFRLGTQLPYVFLISRLAHYLKVLQREEIGTWKERSDVERGLNEWLRQYISDQENPPADVRSRRPFRSAKVIVSDIAGEPGWYKIELLARPHFKFMGANFELSLVGKLDKE, encoded by the coding sequence ATGTCTGAAACTAAAGTTAAAACTCCTATCATTGAAAGCATAATGCAAAGGAGTAAATATTCAAAAGATGACGAGAGTTATAGTGTTGTAAAGCAAGGAGTTGCTGAGTTTATTTCAAACATAATAACAACAAATAATGCCGAAGATAAAATAAATAAGCTCGCACTTGATGAGATGATAGCTCACATCGATACCCTTTTATCTGCTCAAATGGATGAAATTTTACACAATAAATCTTTTCAAGAGCTAGAATCAACTTGGCGTGGAATTAGATTTTTGGTTGAGAGAACAAATTTTAATGAAAATGTAAAAATTGATCTTTTAGACGCCACAAAAGAAGAAATTTTAGATGATTTTGAAAATAATCTAGATATAACTCAAAGTACACTTTATAAACAAATTTATTCAGCCGAATATGGACAATTTGGTGGTGAACCAGTTGGTGCGATAGTGGCTGACTATGAGCTAGATAAATCAAATCAAGATATGACTTTTTTAAATAAAATGTCATCAATTGCTGCAATGAGCCATTCGCCACTTCTTACATCTCTTTCTGCTAAATTTTTCGGACTTGACAATTTTGGTGAGCTTGAAAATATAAAAGATCTAAAAAGCATGCTAGAAGGCCCACAATATACAAGATGGAGAACTTTTAGAGAAAATGAAGATGCAAAATACACAGGATGTATGGTAAATAGATTTCTTACAAGATCTCCTTATGTGCCAGAAGATAACCCTATAAAGAGCTTTAATTATAGAGAAACTGTAAATAATCATGATGATATGCTTTGGGGCAATGGAGCTTATGCGTTTGCTACAAGGCTTACAGATAGTTTTGCTGATTATAGATGGTGCGGAAATATTATTGGGCCAAAAGGTGGCGGTGCCGTAAAAGATCTTCCAACTTATACTTATGAAAATTATGGAAGTGTCCAAACAAAAATTCCAACCGAAGTTTTGATCACAGATAGAAGAGAATTTGAACTTTCAGAAAATGGATTTATCGCTCTTACTTTAAGAAGAGATAGTAATAACGCTGCATTTTTCTCAGCAAACTCTGCGTTAAAACCTAAAATTTTCCCAAATACTCCAGAAGGTAAAGCTGCTGAGACAAATTTCAGGCTCGGAACTCAACTGCCTTATGTGTTCTTGATCTCTCGTTTGGCTCATTATCTAAAAGTGCTTCAAAGAGAAGAGATAGGTACATGGAAAGAGCGTAGCGATGTTGAGCGCGGCTTAAATGAATGGCTAAGACAATACATCTCAGATCAGGAAAACCCACCAGCAGATGTTAGAAGTAGAAGACCATTTAGAAGCGCAAAAGTAATCGTCAGTGATATAGCCGGCGAGCCTGGTTGGTATAAAATAGAGCTTCTAGCTAGACCTCACTTTAAATTTATGGGAGCAAATTTCGAGCTTTCTTTGGTCGGAAAACTAGACAAAGAGTAA